CAATCTTCAGCGCCTGCTCGAATGAAGGACTGATGAAATCAGAGATGACAAAAGCCGTACATCTTTTTCTGATGACGCTGGTGAAGTATCTTAAGGCTTCGGCAACATCAGTTCCTTTACTTTCAGGTGTAAAGGCCAGCAGTTCTCTGATGATCATCAGGATATGGCTTCTTCCCTTTTTAGGCGGGATAAATTTCTCGATCTTATCACTGAAAAAGATCACCCCCACTTTGTCATTATTCTGGATAGCCGAAAAAGCAAGTACCGCACAAAGCTCCGTGGCCAGGTCCTGCTTTTGCTGTTTAATGGTGCCGAAGACTTCAGATCGGCTCACATCCATAAGAAGCATCACCGAAAGCTCCCGTTCTTCGTTAAATACCTTTACGTAGGGATGGTTAAAACGGGCTGTGACGTTCCAGTCAATCGTCCGTATTTCATCTCCAGGTTCATATTCCCTAACCTCACTAAAGGCCATTCCCCGCCCTTTAAAAGCGGACTGGTATTCTCCGGACAGGAGGTTGGTACTTAGCCCCCGGGTCTTGATTTCAATTTTCCTTACTTTATTCAGCAGATCTTTAGTGTCCTTTGCCATATTTAGCTGTCTTTTGGCTATTAGCCATCAGTCTTTAGATTTCAGCCTTGAGCCTTCAGCTTTTACCTTTTACCTTTCGGCTCTCCACTTTACCTTTTAGCTTTAACCTTTCCACTTTCAACTTTCCACTCTCAACTCTCAAGGTACTTCTACTACATTCAGGATGCCTGTAATTATATCCTCTGTAGTGATGTTTTCTGCCTCTGCTTCATAGCTCAGCCCGATGCGATGACGCAGAACATCGTGACAAACGGCACGTACATCCTCGGGGATCACATAGCCTCTTCTTTTAATGAAAGCGAGGGCCTTTGCTGCCAAAGCGAGACTGATACTTGCACGGGGAGACGCACCATAACTAATCAGATTCTTGTAGTCGGGCAATTTATATTGGTCGGGAAATCTTGTCGCAAACACGATATCGATAATATATTGCTCAATCTTTTCGTCCATATACACCTCTCTCACTACTTTCCGCGCTTTAATGATCTCTTCAGGACGAATGATTGCATTGGGTTTTAACATTCCCTGCGGACTAATATTCGCACGCATGATCCGTTTTTCCTCGTCCTTATTGGGGTAGCCAATAACGATCTTCAGCATAAAGCGGTCTGTCTGTGCTTCCGGAAGAGGGTAGGTTCCTTCCTGCTCTATTGGATTCTGAGTGGCCAGTACCAGGAAAGGGGAGGGTAGAGGGAAGGTCTGGTCGCCGATAGTTACCTGTCTTTCCTGCATCGATTCAAGTAAAGCACTCTGTACCTTAGCCGGCGCCCTGTTTATCTCGTCGGCCAGGATGAAATTAGAGAAAATGGGTCCTTTCCTGACGATAAATTCATCTTTTTTCTGATTGTATATCATTGTCCCCACGAGATCGGCCGGCAATAGGTCGGGTGTGAACTGTATTCTGCTAAAGTCTGCCTGTACTGCCTTGGCCAACGTGTTGATGGCAAGTGTTTTTGCAAGCCCCGGCACACCTTCTAAAAGGATATGGCCATCTGCCAGAAGTCCTATCATCAGTCGCTCCACCATATACTTCTGACCGATAATAACTTTATCCATCTCCATCATTAAAAGGTCGATAAATGCGCTTTCTCTCTGAATCATTTCGTTCAGAGCCCTGATATCTGTTGAGTACGATGAATTACTATTTACTAATTCTTCCATGAATCTTTTATTTGGCTGGGGCAAACTTAAAAAGACAAATAGCTTTTAGCTAAATATGAGGGAAAAAATTTATGTTAAAATTTGTTAAATAAGATACGGGATGAAGGAATCCCGTAGACAACCTGCACTAAATAAAAGGATGGTGTGAGTAAGGCAATATGGAAGCAAAAGGACCATTTTAGCAAAAAATCACTATTTTAGGATCGGAGTTTCCGGACTCCAGAATAAATACATCTATTTATTAGTTAGACCTGTGAAGAAAACCCCTGCCCAGGATCTTAATCCTGATTGGTGGAAAAGAATCAAAATTGAGTGAACAGCTATGATGAAGTCAGCCCGGTTAATGATCGCGTTTATATGTTTATGTCCTGGTATCGTTCATTCACAACAGGATAGCGTTCCTGAGTTTTTGGAATCGGTTTCTTTTGTTTTTCCCAACAAAACAGTTGATATACTTAAGTCGAATTATAAAAAGGCAAATCTCAATTTTTTAATACTCCACGATAACGAAAATACAGGTGTCAGGGCTGCTCATGCTTTTTGTAGAAATCGCGGAGGGAGCTTAACAGAGCTAAAGTATGGGAATACGAGAAATATAACGTTTGGCAGCAGGCGTTCTTTATTATCTTTTGATCCCAATCAAATCTTTAATGACGTGGGAGCTTATTTGAGCCTGAAGAGACACAGTAAGGGCAGAGAGGACTCCCTCGCTGTTCAAAAAGCGCGCGATCTTGCAAGATTAGCTCTTAAAGTATATAATCCTGATACCTCCGGCTATATCATTACGCTTCATAATAATTCGGACGGGAAATTCAGCATCGAATCCTATCTCGAAGGGAATTACTTGCATGGCACTGCGGATAGCGTATACATTAATCCAGCGATGGATCCTGACGACCTCGTGTTAGTAACAGACCCTGCCTTTTTTAATTTCCTGAAACAGCAAAATGTAAATGTTGTTCTTCAAAGCCAGACCGGGCCTGCAGATGGCTCACTATCAGTTTATGCTCAGGTGAATAAAATTCCTTATTTTAATATTGAAGTTCAGCACGGGCATCTCGCGGAAAATATCCGGCTGATCTATGTGGTAGAGTCGATGTTTAAAACAATGGGCATAAACGAAGAATATGCTCAAAGTCGATGAAGACTTTTCTATAAAGCAGCCGGGAAATGTATCATATAATGGAAGAATAGTGCGCTCCTGCTTCGACCACTATTCTGGAACTCTTCGGGATGAGTGCACGGTGAGAGCACAGTGAGTGCACGGTGAGTGCACCCTTTCCCGGTAAAAGGTGCACTCACCGTGCACTCACCCTGCACTTACTGTGCTCTCACTCCGAACTGTTCTCGTGTTATACTACAAGCAGTGTTAAATGAATCTAAATCATTTCTTCCTCTTTTTCAACTGGATGATCTCAAAAAGTGTCCTTCCAGGCGAAGCCTGGAAAGGGGAATTTCTCTCTCGACACTCTTTAAATGCGGTGCCCTGATTTTCCGCCGATAAGTTTTCCTTTATTGAAGAAATTATACTAATATTGAGTTCTAAATTTCGGTGTTTAATACTGTATGAAATCATGCCTGGGCCTCGTGTTTTTTTCTTTCATAAGCGTACTTGTTTATGGACAGGGACAACCACGATCAACGCAATACATCTTTAACAATTATTTACTCAATCCAGCTCTTTCCGGCATAGACAATTATATAGATGTAAAGATGGGTTTCCGTAATCAGTGGCAGGGACTGGAGGGAGCTCCTGAAACGTATTATGTATCGCTGAATGCTCCTTTCGGGGAAGATTTCATAAGAAGCTCTGTTAATACTTTTCCCGCCGAAGGTGAGAATCCGATGAGCCGGCAATATGTCAACAGTTTTATGTCGGCTGAACCGCATCATGGTGTAGGCTTCCATGCAATAACTGATAAAGCAGGGAGGATCCGGCAAACATCGGTAAATGCCACCTATGCTTATCACCTCGGGCTTTCGGAAGTCCTTAACCTTTCCGTCGGCGTTTCCGGTGGTTTTTCTTCTATCGGAATTGACGTGGAAGGTGTTGTAGGTGAAAAAGACGATGTTCTTTTTGCTGCCGACTATAACAACAGGATAAGGCCGGATGTTGGCCTTGGTATCTGGCTTTATACCCCAAGGTTTTTCCTGGGGGCGTCCGGAAAACAGCTGGTGGGCAAGCACTGGAAAACGGTGGATGGGCAGCGTACCGTAGAACAATACCAGCAACCTTCCTTTTACGGGACAGTGGGGTATAAGTTCTTCGTAGGAGAAGATCTAGCTGTTATCCCTTCGGGTTTACTGAGTTACGCATTAAACTCTCCTGCGGCCATAGACGCTAACTTAAAGCTTGCTTATAAAGATAAACTTTGGATGGGTAGCGGTTTCAGGAATAACGATTCTTACTCTCTTATGGCTGGGTTCAATGTTGGCTACCTTATCAATCTTAGTTACTCGTATGACTTTACGACTTCGCCTCTCAAGCATGTTAACAATGGTTCGCACGAAATCGTGCTCGGCCTTTTGTTGAATAACCGTTACAAAGTAAACTGCTCGCAGAGACAATTTTAGTCATTGTCCATTACCTTAAAAGCGTGAGACTTCCGCTGAGGGGTTTACAATCGCCCCGGAGATCAATCTTATAATAGTAAACGCCAGCGGGTAGTTCGGCTCCCCTGAAGTGACCGTCGAAGGGATTTATATAGGGGCCAATGCATTCGTATACGAGCTGTCCATCTCTTGTGTATAGCTGGATTTTGATATCGGGGTAATCAGGTAAACCTGTAAGGGACCAAATGTCATTGACGCCGTCTCCATTGGGGGTCATCGTGTTGGTGATATGCAGGTTGTCGTTGGTAACTTCGACATGGATCTTTGTGAAATTGCTAATACAATGTCCAAGGACTCGCCGGACATAATAATCGGATGAGCCGGACGCTAGAAAAGTGAAGATGCCGGTTGTGTTTTCTTTGAATGGAGATGGATCAGATGTTTTTTTGTACAACTGGTAGGTGCCTTCTTCGACATTCGAAACCGGTATTGTGATTTCGGTGGTGTAGCAAACACGAACATCTGCTGCTAATGGATCTGCCATTGGTCTTGACTGGTCAACTACGGTATATTCATCACTAGTGTCCACGCCGCAACTGGTTTGATCTTTTAAAACAAGACGGTATTTTCCTTCACCGATGTTGAGAAGATCCAGGCTTGTTCCCGCCTCTTTGTTATTTTCATCGATCCATGAATATATGTATCCGGGTATACCTCCTGTGGCTTTTAGTCCGGTTATCGAACCTCTTTTTAGCCCACAGTAGTCATTGACTGGCGGTTTTACTGCAGATGCGTCGATCTTCAGAATTTCGGTTCTTGCAATGGTGTACACATAGGTCCTCGGACAGTCGTTTGCATCATATGCCGTGTATGTATATTCACCGGGTCCGAGTTCCTTAATCTGTGTTTGCGTTCCGGTAATTAATAACTGGCCGCCCGCGTCTGTCCATTCGTATCTGGCAGGACGTGCTGAGGTTACATTATAAGTAAGGGTTATGCTTCCGTTAGAAAGTCCGCAGGTGGTAGGTTGAACAGAAGCCGAAAAAGTATAATTCTCCGGAGCTATCTCATATACTGTGAATGGAGTAGGGTTGGATGTGCAACCTGAGATGGTGCTTTCGCCAATCATTATATAGCTCCCGGCGGAAAGACCAGAGAAATTAATGGGGACGCCTAAATAATCCTCTTCCTTAACGAGTACGTTTAGTGCGTTATATAATTTATAATGATTTCCTTCCAGTATGGTGATGCCTGTTACAGATCCATTTTTCTTACCGCAGGTTGTACCCTTGATTGAGCCAATATTTACGATCACCGAGTTATAGATGTTGATATACAGCGGACTGCTATATACCGGAGGACAGCCGCCCTGGTCAGAAACCTGAAGCTGATAGTAGCCGCCTTCTACATTTGTGAGGTCCACATTTGTTTGCCCGGTCACCGCGTCGCCAGTTTTACCGTGGTACGCGTCGTATACGTACCACTGATATTTAACATTCCCTGTAATATCTGAAGTAGTAATTCCTTTAATTGAACCGTTGGGCTTTCCACAAGCGGCGGCTGTAGACACCATAGCAGATATATTTATGACAGGCTGAGGTTTACGTACTATAGTGACGGGATCGGATTTTGATAAACATCCGGCCTCATCTGTTACTTCTACAGAGTAAGTGCCCTGGGGCAGCGAGACATATTGCCCGTATCCTACAGTTTGTCCGCCCGAATTAACCCAGCGGTAGGATATGTTGCCTTTACCACGCAGGGTTGTAGCATAGAATTGGAACGACGTTTGTCCGCATGCCGGCACCGGGGGGGTGATTTCCGGTTTCGTCAGCTTCTGGTCTGTAATATAGAATGTATGTAAAACAGTTTTACAGCCATCGTCAATATTCACTTCGTAAGTTGCCACATCAAGGCCACTAACAGATTGTGTACTGCCGATAAACACGGATGTACCATTTTCTTCGAGCCGGTACCACTTAAAACCAATGCCTTCCCTTGGCTCTGAGATAGTTATACTTCCCAGTCCCTTACAGGTTACCGGTTCCACTTTCGCCTCATTTTCCTGAAGTCCGGCTGTGGAAAACATAGAGGTGACATAGGATGGTAACGTTGCTGTAGCAACTACGTGCCCCGTCAGATTGCCATTGTATTCCCAGCGACCACTGTTGTCGGCAGCGGTTGTGAAAAAGTAAGTCTTGCCCTGGCAGCTTCCGGGACAATTGTCAGAATAAAATAACTCGACTTCTGCATTGGGTGTTGCCTTACCCGAGATGTGGTCAGAATTTATTTTCAGAACCTGTACATAGGTCTGCTGCGTCCTTGTTGCCTTGCCAATGCCAAATTGCGTATTGCAAAAAATGCTGTTACGCGAAATGGTTGTCGGTTTTTCAGAAAGCACGTCAATGCCATAGCGGTTATAGCCTATGTAATTCTTGTCTTCATCGGCTGAGCGCCCTATTCTTCCCTGTGCCCCGGATTCGATGCGGATTCCAACCGTGTTACCAAGGTCTGTTGTGCCATTTACATCTGTTCCAATATGATTTGCTGTAATGAGAAAATCCGCATATGATATAGAGATCCCGCAGGTTAAATGCCCCGAGATAATATTCTTCATAATGTTCAAATCCGTGAGGCTGCTCGATGCCCTGATTCCATACATATCTACACTGGCCGACTGGGAAAAGAGAGGCAGACCTTTGAAATCCTTAGTTCCATTCCAGTCCGTTCCTATCTTGTTGTTGATGATATTGACTACCGCTCGTTTACTGTTATAATAACTGGATCTGTCAATTAGTATATCTGTAGCATTAGCGCTGATTACGTTTTGTTCGCCGGTATTGTCGCCACCGATATTGAGCTCGCGTTCGAAAAGGTTGACCGAAACCCCGATGTAGTTTGTGTTTGCGGTTGTTCCGTTATCAAGTAAGCCTATAAGGTTGGATTGAATAACTATCTTTCCGGATGAATTGACATCGTTAGTGCCGTTGTAATAACGGGATCCATTGATGGCAATTCCGTTAATATTTCCGCATATCACGTTGCCTTTTCCCGGTGCCCCAATCGTTACATTTTGGGCGTTATATTCGACGATAATTCCTGATCCCTGAGATGTGTTTATATTTGAGAGTGAAGTGATGTTCGCGAAGTTTCTGATATACAGTCCGTAAATTTCCACGTCTGATACAGTTTCTTTATAGATATCTGTTGATATAACCAGGCCTGAATAGTAAACGTTGTTAAACTCCCTTTCTATAATAACTTTCGCTCCCGATACACCGAAAACGTCAGATGGCTGGGTGCTTCCGTCGATAATTACTTTCGAGCTTACCATAGGCAGCTGACTTCTAAGCCGTATCGTGCGGTCGTTAATGGTACTGCCCGGCAGATTAAACTCTATCCGGTCGGTGCTGGCTATGCCGTTGGAAGCTGCATCCAGTAAAGCCTGCCGTAATGTTCCCGGGCCGCTGTCGGCTTTGTTCGTTACAATGAAAGTATCAGAAAATGCAAGTTTCGCCGTTATTAAGAGTATCAGAGTGATAAGGGCAGTTATGCGCGACATGGTGAAATTTATGAAGCCAAAATACGATATTATTTTTAATTGACAATGAAATATAGAAAGGACGATTTTGTCTTATTAAAGTACCTTTGTGCCAATGACTGAGTTGTATATAAAGAACATGGTTTGTGCGCGTTGTATTCTCGTTGTAGAGAGTGAACTTGTGAAATTGGGATTTCATCCTCTGAAAGTGGATCTCGGCTATGCGCAAATA
The window above is part of the Arcticibacter tournemirensis genome. Proteins encoded here:
- a CDS encoding AAA family ATPase, which codes for MQRESAFIDLLMMEMDKVIIGQKYMVERLMIGLLADGHILLEGVPGLAKTLAINTLAKAVQADFSRIQFTPDLLPADLVGTMIYNQKKDEFIVRKGPIFSNFILADEINRAPAKVQSALLESMQERQVTIGDQTFPLPSPFLVLATQNPIEQEGTYPLPEAQTDRFMLKIVIGYPNKDEEKRIMRANISPQGMLKPNAIIRPEEIIKARKVVREVYMDEKIEQYIIDIVFATRFPDQYKLPDYKNLISYGASPRASISLALAAKALAFIKRRGYVIPEDVRAVCHDVLRHRIGLSYEAEAENITTEDIITGILNVVEVP
- a CDS encoding type IX secretion system membrane protein PorP/SprF, which gives rise to MKSCLGLVFFSFISVLVYGQGQPRSTQYIFNNYLLNPALSGIDNYIDVKMGFRNQWQGLEGAPETYYVSLNAPFGEDFIRSSVNTFPAEGENPMSRQYVNSFMSAEPHHGVGFHAITDKAGRIRQTSVNATYAYHLGLSEVLNLSVGVSGGFSSIGIDVEGVVGEKDDVLFAADYNNRIRPDVGLGIWLYTPRFFLGASGKQLVGKHWKTVDGQRTVEQYQQPSFYGTVGYKFFVGEDLAVIPSGLLSYALNSPAAIDANLKLAYKDKLWMGSGFRNNDSYSLMAGFNVGYLINLSYSYDFTTSPLKHVNNGSHEIVLGLLLNNRYKVNCSQRQF
- a CDS encoding gliding motility-associated C-terminal domain-containing protein; amino-acid sequence: MSRITALITLILLITAKLAFSDTFIVTNKADSGPGTLRQALLDAASNGIASTDRIEFNLPGSTINDRTIRLRSQLPMVSSKVIIDGSTQPSDVFGVSGAKVIIEREFNNVYYSGLVISTDIYKETVSDVEIYGLYIRNFANITSLSNINTSQGSGIIVEYNAQNVTIGAPGKGNVICGNINGIAINGSRYYNGTNDVNSSGKIVIQSNLIGLLDNGTTANTNYIGVSVNLFERELNIGGDNTGEQNVISANATDILIDRSSYYNSKRAVVNIINNKIGTDWNGTKDFKGLPLFSQSASVDMYGIRASSSLTDLNIMKNIISGHLTCGISISYADFLITANHIGTDVNGTTDLGNTVGIRIESGAQGRIGRSADEDKNYIGYNRYGIDVLSEKPTTISRNSIFCNTQFGIGKATRTQQTYVQVLKINSDHISGKATPNAEVELFYSDNCPGSCQGKTYFFTTAADNSGRWEYNGNLTGHVVATATLPSYVTSMFSTAGLQENEAKVEPVTCKGLGSITISEPREGIGFKWYRLEENGTSVFIGSTQSVSGLDVATYEVNIDDGCKTVLHTFYITDQKLTKPEITPPVPACGQTSFQFYATTLRGKGNISYRWVNSGGQTVGYGQYVSLPQGTYSVEVTDEAGCLSKSDPVTIVRKPQPVINISAMVSTAAACGKPNGSIKGITTSDITGNVKYQWYVYDAYHGKTGDAVTGQTNVDLTNVEGGYYQLQVSDQGGCPPVYSSPLYINIYNSVIVNIGSIKGTTCGKKNGSVTGITILEGNHYKLYNALNVLVKEEDYLGVPINFSGLSAGSYIMIGESTISGCTSNPTPFTVYEIAPENYTFSASVQPTTCGLSNGSITLTYNVTSARPARYEWTDAGGQLLITGTQTQIKELGPGEYTYTAYDANDCPRTYVYTIARTEILKIDASAVKPPVNDYCGLKRGSITGLKATGGIPGYIYSWIDENNKEAGTSLDLLNIGEGKYRLVLKDQTSCGVDTSDEYTVVDQSRPMADPLAADVRVCYTTEITIPVSNVEEGTYQLYKKTSDPSPFKENTTGIFTFLASGSSDYYVRRVLGHCISNFTKIHVEVTNDNLHITNTMTPNGDGVNDIWSLTGLPDYPDIKIQLYTRDGQLVYECIGPYINPFDGHFRGAELPAGVYYYKIDLRGDCKPLSGSLTLLR
- a CDS encoding DUF58 domain-containing protein, which translates into the protein MAKDTKDLLNKVRKIEIKTRGLSTNLLSGEYQSAFKGRGMAFSEVREYEPGDEIRTIDWNVTARFNHPYVKVFNEERELSVMLLMDVSRSEVFGTIKQQKQDLATELCAVLAFSAIQNNDKVGVIFFSDKIEKFIPPKKGRSHILMIIRELLAFTPESKGTDVAEALRYFTSVIRKRCTAFVISDFISPSFEQALKIANKKHDVIALRLYDKHEDEFPDMGLIPVQDAETGEFHWINTGDKRVRDAFKAESLRRNAALSDQFRKSGVDFTSIGTHESYIKHLITLFKKREGRR